In Flammeovirgaceae bacterium, the sequence TTCCAAGCGATACCTCCCAGGCCGTTAGCCAGACCGAAGTACGAATGACATACGATGATCGCTTCATCTACATTATTGCGCGCATGGAAAACCTGGCCGCTAAACGTCAGTACATTACCCCATCCCTGCGCAGGGATTTCCGGGGCGAAGGCAATGACGGCATTACCGTGGTGCTTGACCCGTTCAGCGACCGTACCAATGGTTTTATGTTTGGGGTAAACCCATTTGGTGTTCAGCGTGAGGGCCTTATTGCCAATGGAGGCTCGCGGCCAACCGACCTATCGCTTATTTGGGATAATAAATGGTATTCAGAAGCAAAAATTTATGAAGGGTACTGGATTGCTGAGATGGCCATACCGTTTAAGTCCATCCGCTTTAAAGAAGGACTATCCTCCTGGAACATCAATTTTTACCGCATTGACAGCGAGAAGGCCGAACGCTCCACCTGGTCGCCCATACCGCGCAACTTCGACATAGTTACTATGGCCTTTAACCGTCAATTAGTGTGGGATGAACCCCTAACTAAAACAGGAACCAATATTTCCGTTATTCCATATACCCTAACCGGGGGAACAAAAAATTTTACCGAAGGAACTCCGGCTGATACCCAACAGGAGTTTGGCTTTGATGCCAAAGTGGGGATAAGTTCGGCAATGAACCTTGATTTAACGGTTAATCCCGATTTCTCGCAGGTAGAAGTAGATGCCCAGGTTACCAACCTGGATCGATTTGAAATATTTTTTCCTGAGCAACGGCAGTTCTTCCTTGAAAATGCTGACCTGTTTGCCGATTTCGGTGTGGAAGGAACCCGGCCTTTTTTCTCACGAAGAATTGGTGTAGTCCGTGATGAAGCCACCGGTCAAAATCTACAAAACAGGATTTACGGTGGTTTTCGCTTAAGCGGAAAAATTGACAACAACTGGCGGGCCGGTTTAATGGATATCCAAACCGCTGAAGACAATCAGGTGAATGTGCCCTCTACCAACTTTCTGGTTGCATCGTTGCAGCGAAAAGTCTTTACCCGGTCTAACATCGGAATGATTCTGATAAACAAACAAGCCTTTCAGGATTCCATCCACGGTGAGTTTACGACAAGCCCGGAAAAATACAGCCGGCTTTTAGGCCTTGATTACAACCTGGCCAGCAAAAATAACGTTTGGAACGGTAAACTTTTTTATCATCGTTCATTCGACCAGCATAAACTCGATTCGGCATTCGCCTACGGAGGATTTATCAATTACAGCACGTTAACCTGGTCTATTAACCTATTTGCCCGAAGTGTTGGCGCAAATTATAATCCGGAAGTAGGTTTTGTTCGGAGAAAGGACATTCAGCAGGTTGCTTATACCCAATGGTACAATATCTACCCCAAAACGGGAGGCATCCAAAGCCATGGGCCGGGATTCGATTTTGATGTGCTCGGAAATCAGGTTTATGGCCTGCTGGATTGGGATATAAACCTGATGTACCGTATACGGTATAAAAATACAGCCAACTGGA encodes:
- a CDS encoding carbohydrate binding family 9 domain-containing protein; translated protein: MAVRILFVILLAVLAHSALPQQLFIKKAKGSIEIDGVMNEPDWLEAEVADKFMQFFPSDTSQAVSQTEVRMTYDDRFIYIIARMENLAAKRQYITPSLRRDFRGEGNDGITVVLDPFSDRTNGFMFGVNPFGVQREGLIANGGSRPTDLSLIWDNKWYSEAKIYEGYWIAEMAIPFKSIRFKEGLSSWNINFYRIDSEKAERSTWSPIPRNFDIVTMAFNRQLVWDEPLTKTGTNISVIPYTLTGGTKNFTEGTPADTQQEFGFDAKVGISSAMNLDLTVNPDFSQVEVDAQVTNLDRFEIFFPEQRQFFLENADLFADFGVEGTRPFFSRRIGVVRDEATGQNLQNRIYGGFRLSGKIDNNWRAGLMDIQTAEDNQVNVPSTNFLVASLQRKVFTRSNIGMILINKQAFQDSIHGEFTTSPEKYSRLLGLDYNLASKNNVWNGKLFYHRSFDQHKLDSAFAYGGFINYSTLTWSINLFARSVGANYNPEVGFVRRKDIQQVAYTQWYNIYPKTGGIQSHGPGFDFDVLGNQVYGLLDWDINLMYRIRYKNTANWNVRLRREYTYLFSDFDPSGTNGIKLPAGTDYYQDVIVGNYNSDARKAFFTNLSGRVGEYFNGHRFNIGGSATYRYIPWGFASLNFSYNRIRLPEPYSDADLLLIGPRIDLTFTRSLFFTTFIQYNNQINNLNINSRLQWRFRPVSDIFLVYTDNYVTETFTDTDGRYYVKGDPRLRGVVLKISYWLNI